The Aeromicrobium sp. Leaf245 genome includes a region encoding these proteins:
- a CDS encoding NADP-dependent isocitrate dehydrogenase, which yields MAKIIYTHTDEAPLLATYSFLPVIEAYASTAGVDVETRDISLSGRILAVFADLLPADQQVDDALAELGALAKTPEANIIKLPNISASIPQLKAAIKELQEQGFDLPAYPDNPSSDAEKDAKARYDKVKGSAVNPVLREGNSDRRAPASVKAYARKNPHSMGAWSSDSKTEVATMGADDFRSNEKSVVLGSDDTLTIQHVATDGTVTVLKDSLPVLAGEVVDATVMRAAALDAFLAEQVQRAQDLDVLFSVHLKATMMKVSDPIIFGHVVRAYFADVFARYGDDLAAAGLSANDGLGGILSGLDAVSNGAEIKAAFEQRLAEGPRLAYVDSDKGITNLHVPSDVIVDASMPAMIRTSGHMWGADGQEHDTLAVIPDSSYAGIYQAVVEDCKANGAYDPTTMGSVPNVGLMAQAAEEYGSHDKTFEIETAGTVQVVDAAGTVLIEHDVEPHDIWRACQTKDVPIRNWIELAVTRARATGAPAVFWLDETRAHDANLIAKVNDYLPSLDTDGLTIEIMAPTEATTYSVERIRRGEDTISVTGNVLRDYNTDLFPILELGTSAKMLSVVPLINGGGLFETGAGGSAPKHVQQLVKENYLRWDSLGEFFALAASFEHLATTAGNARAQILADTLDRATGTFLDENRSPGRKLGTIDNRGSHFYLALYWAEELAKQTEDAELASAFADVAGALRSNEQTIVDELLAVQGSPADIGGYFRPSDEKATAVMRPSTTFTEVLGSLSL from the coding sequence ATGGCCAAGATCATCTACACGCACACCGACGAGGCCCCGCTGCTGGCGACCTACTCGTTCCTGCCCGTCATCGAGGCCTACGCCTCGACGGCCGGCGTCGACGTGGAGACGCGCGACATCTCCCTGTCCGGGCGCATCCTGGCGGTCTTCGCGGACCTGCTGCCCGCCGACCAGCAGGTCGACGACGCGCTCGCCGAGCTCGGAGCACTTGCCAAGACGCCCGAGGCGAACATCATCAAGCTGCCCAACATCAGCGCCTCGATCCCGCAGCTCAAGGCCGCGATCAAGGAGCTGCAGGAGCAGGGCTTCGACCTGCCGGCCTACCCCGACAACCCGTCGAGCGACGCCGAGAAGGACGCCAAGGCCCGCTACGACAAGGTCAAGGGCAGTGCGGTCAACCCGGTCCTGCGTGAGGGCAACTCCGACCGCCGCGCCCCCGCGTCGGTCAAGGCCTACGCCCGCAAGAACCCGCACTCGATGGGCGCCTGGAGCAGCGACTCCAAGACCGAGGTGGCCACGATGGGCGCCGACGACTTCCGCTCGAACGAGAAGTCCGTGGTCCTCGGGTCCGACGACACCCTGACGATCCAGCACGTCGCCACCGACGGCACCGTGACCGTGCTCAAGGACTCCCTGCCCGTGCTGGCCGGTGAGGTCGTCGACGCCACCGTCATGCGGGCCGCGGCGCTCGACGCGTTCCTGGCCGAGCAGGTCCAGCGCGCCCAGGACCTCGACGTGCTGTTCTCGGTGCACCTGAAGGCCACGATGATGAAGGTCTCCGACCCGATCATCTTCGGCCACGTGGTGCGGGCCTACTTCGCCGACGTGTTCGCGCGCTACGGCGACGACCTCGCCGCGGCGGGACTCAGTGCCAACGACGGCCTCGGCGGCATCCTCTCCGGGCTGGACGCCGTGTCGAACGGCGCCGAGATCAAGGCGGCCTTCGAGCAGCGCCTGGCCGAGGGGCCGCGCCTGGCCTACGTCGACTCCGACAAGGGCATCACCAACCTGCACGTGCCGAGCGACGTCATCGTCGATGCGTCGATGCCGGCCATGATCCGGACGTCGGGCCACATGTGGGGCGCCGACGGCCAGGAGCACGACACCCTCGCGGTCATCCCCGACTCCAGCTACGCCGGCATCTACCAGGCCGTCGTCGAGGACTGCAAGGCCAACGGCGCGTACGACCCGACCACGATGGGCTCGGTGCCGAACGTCGGCCTCATGGCCCAGGCGGCCGAGGAGTACGGCAGCCACGACAAGACGTTCGAGATCGAGACCGCGGGCACCGTCCAGGTCGTCGACGCCGCGGGCACCGTGCTCATCGAGCACGACGTGGAGCCGCACGACATCTGGCGCGCCTGCCAGACGAAGGACGTGCCGATCCGCAACTGGATCGAGCTCGCCGTCACCCGCGCCCGCGCCACGGGCGCCCCGGCGGTGTTCTGGCTCGACGAGACCCGCGCCCACGACGCCAACCTCATCGCCAAGGTCAACGACTACCTGCCGTCGCTCGACACCGACGGCCTGACGATCGAGATCATGGCGCCGACGGAGGCGACCACCTACTCGGTGGAGCGCATCCGTCGCGGCGAGGACACGATCAGCGTCACCGGCAACGTGCTGCGCGACTACAACACCGACCTGTTCCCGATCCTGGAGCTCGGCACGAGCGCCAAGATGCTGTCGGTCGTGCCGCTCATCAATGGCGGCGGACTGTTCGAGACCGGCGCGGGCGGCTCGGCACCCAAGCACGTGCAGCAGCTCGTCAAGGAGAACTACCTGCGCTGGGACAGCCTCGGTGAGTTCTTCGCGCTGGCGGCCAGCTTCGAGCACCTGGCCACCACGGCCGGCAACGCCCGCGCCCAGATCCTGGCCGACACGCTCGACCGCGCCACGGGGACGTTCCTCGACGAGAACCGCTCGCCCGGCCGCAAGCTCGGCACGATCGACAACCGCGGCAGCCACTTCTACCTCGCGCTCTACTGGGCCGAGGAGCTGGCGAAGCAGACCGAGGACGCCGAGCTGGCGTCCGCCTTCGCCGACGTCGCCGGTGCGCTGCGCAGCAACGAGCAGACGATCGTCGACGAGCTGCTCGCGGTGCAGGGCTCCCCGGCCGACATCGGTGGCTACTTCCGGCCGTCCGACGAGAAGGCCACGGCCGTGATGCGTCCGTCCACCACCTTCACCGAGGTGCTGGGCTCGCTGTCGCTCTGA
- a CDS encoding catalase — MTHHVPQPDDGTAVATAPTPEAQKGSTTETGAPAGSDRNSLTLGADGPILLHDRHLLEQMAHFNRERVPERNVHAKGSGAFGTFTTTEDVSAYTKAALFQPGVETEMLARFSTVAGEQGSPDTWRDPRGFALKFYTTEGNYNLVGNNTPVFFVRDTMKFQHFIRSQKRRGASGLRDNHMQWDFWSLNPESAHQVTYLMGDRGIPRSWRHMNGYGSHTFLWINEAGDKHWVKYHFHSQQGVQGLTGEDADTIAGHDADFHRRDLFESIDAGEFPSWRLSVQLMPYEDAKTYRLNPFDLTKVWPHEDYPLVEVGTMTLNRNPENFFAEIEQAAFEPSAIVPGIGFSPDKMLLGRVFSYSDTQRYRIGPNYHQLPVNRPKNVAHHNTYTFDGPMAYDHSGDEAKYAPNSEGRGYSDETGPVDDGWEADGAMVRQAYTLRPDDDDFSQAGALVRDVWDDAQRERFVETVAGHLLGGVKGDVLERAFDYWKNVDADTGKQIEELTRAGLGGDNPGGEDDQAKDLTANALVETRTHAG; from the coding sequence ATGACGCACCACGTCCCCCAGCCCGACGACGGCACGGCCGTCGCGACCGCACCCACCCCCGAGGCCCAGAAGGGCTCGACCACCGAGACCGGCGCACCCGCCGGCTCGGACCGCAACAGCCTGACCCTCGGCGCCGACGGCCCGATCCTGCTCCACGACCGGCACCTGCTGGAGCAGATGGCCCACTTCAACCGTGAGCGCGTGCCCGAGCGCAACGTGCACGCCAAGGGCTCCGGCGCCTTCGGCACCTTCACGACGACCGAGGACGTGAGCGCGTACACCAAGGCCGCGCTCTTCCAGCCCGGCGTCGAGACCGAGATGCTGGCGCGGTTCTCCACCGTCGCGGGCGAGCAGGGCTCCCCCGACACCTGGCGCGACCCGCGCGGCTTCGCGCTGAAGTTCTACACGACCGAGGGCAACTACAACCTCGTCGGCAACAACACCCCGGTCTTCTTCGTCCGCGACACGATGAAGTTCCAGCACTTCATCCGCAGCCAGAAGCGACGCGGCGCCAGCGGGCTGCGCGACAACCACATGCAGTGGGACTTCTGGTCGCTCAACCCCGAGTCCGCGCACCAGGTGACCTACCTGATGGGTGATCGCGGCATCCCGCGCTCCTGGCGGCACATGAACGGCTACGGCTCGCACACCTTCCTGTGGATCAACGAGGCCGGTGACAAGCACTGGGTCAAGTACCACTTCCACAGCCAGCAGGGCGTGCAGGGACTCACCGGCGAGGACGCCGACACGATCGCCGGCCACGACGCCGACTTCCACCGTCGCGACCTGTTCGAGTCCATCGACGCCGGAGAGTTCCCGTCGTGGCGCCTGTCGGTGCAGCTCATGCCGTACGAGGACGCGAAGACCTACCGGCTCAACCCGTTCGACCTCACCAAGGTGTGGCCGCACGAGGACTACCCGCTGGTCGAGGTCGGGACCATGACCCTGAACCGGAACCCGGAGAACTTCTTCGCCGAGATCGAGCAGGCGGCCTTCGAGCCGTCGGCGATCGTGCCGGGCATCGGATTCAGCCCCGACAAGATGCTGCTGGGCCGAGTGTTCTCCTACTCCGACACCCAGCGCTACCGCATCGGGCCGAACTACCACCAGCTGCCGGTGAACCGGCCGAAGAACGTGGCGCACCACAACACCTACACGTTCGACGGTCCCATGGCCTACGACCACAGCGGCGACGAGGCGAAGTACGCGCCCAACAGCGAGGGGCGCGGCTACAGCGACGAGACCGGACCCGTCGACGACGGCTGGGAGGCCGACGGAGCGATGGTGCGCCAGGCCTACACCCTCCGCCCGGACGACGACGACTTCAGCCAGGCCGGCGCCCTCGTGCGCGACGTCTGGGACGACGCCCAGCGCGAGCGGTTCGTCGAGACCGTGGCCGGCCACCTGCTCGGCGGGGTGAAGGGCGACGTCCTGGAGCGGGCCTTCGACTACTGGAAGAACGTCGATGCCGACACCGGCAAGCAGATCGAGGAGCTCACGCGGGCCGGCCTCGGGGGCGACAACCCCGGCGGTGAGGACGACCAGGCCAAGGACCTGACCGCCAACGCCCTCGTCGAGACCCGCACCCACGCCGGCTGA
- a CDS encoding LuxR family transcriptional regulator encodes MGRVDDVSQVVAALLCGGQAEAGSEADEAQDRDAWRALVAFWFGGTDETLQHAGRALAAAEDPLGRALALATVGLARARNRDPVLTDPFDELEQVLRGRDQRDPAWWFARTLAAEAALTCAQVDRALALLPDSQVPSPWEGTAVEVLQRQLRVRALAFGGRIDHARHEVDALASVATTHDLARLAAGLRALVLGNAEPAGADATHALVADVAASPVRDDHVGRGSLLLAAFGAVATGDVRSAATLVLRAGGDASLSALTVVDQALGLELLVAVGELDGDQEAVRAWASLAAPLAAHPAAASTVLRIRAREAALLGDAGAAVLLAEQAVESAEAAGRAVEAAEGRVVLARSHLLARQVKEATRTLREAVSVADPGGHAAVRRSASQVLSTAGRRLPPVSAGGWSVLSPRERDVADLVLRGLDQHAIAQSLFLSPGTVRSHVSRILCAFGVGTRVGLLSAVGPRGDDPGRDPDDLTPRQRDVVGLLAQGRSNVEVAAALEISVKAVEKHVSDALVRWDAASRFELARQWLRAEAAVPAPPAATEPSPAGA; translated from the coding sequence GTGGGTCGAGTCGACGACGTCTCCCAAGTGGTGGCAGCCCTCCTGTGCGGCGGCCAGGCCGAGGCCGGCAGCGAGGCGGACGAGGCCCAGGACCGCGACGCCTGGCGCGCGCTCGTCGCATTCTGGTTCGGTGGCACCGACGAGACGCTCCAGCACGCCGGCCGTGCCCTCGCGGCGGCCGAGGACCCGCTCGGTCGGGCCCTCGCCCTCGCGACCGTCGGGCTGGCTCGGGCGCGGAATCGCGACCCGGTGCTGACCGACCCGTTCGACGAGCTCGAGCAGGTGCTGCGCGGTCGCGACCAGCGCGATCCCGCCTGGTGGTTCGCCCGGACCCTCGCCGCGGAGGCCGCCCTCACCTGCGCGCAGGTCGACCGCGCCCTCGCCCTGCTCCCCGACTCACAGGTCCCGTCACCGTGGGAGGGCACGGCGGTCGAGGTCCTCCAGCGTCAGCTGCGGGTCCGTGCGCTCGCCTTCGGCGGCAGGATCGACCACGCGCGGCACGAGGTCGATGCGCTCGCGTCCGTCGCCACGACCCACGACCTCGCACGTCTCGCAGCCGGACTGCGCGCGCTCGTGCTGGGGAACGCCGAGCCCGCCGGCGCCGACGCCACCCACGCCCTCGTGGCCGACGTCGCCGCCAGCCCGGTCCGCGACGACCACGTCGGTCGGGGGTCGCTCCTGCTGGCCGCGTTCGGGGCGGTCGCCACCGGCGACGTGCGCAGCGCAGCCACCCTGGTGCTCCGTGCAGGCGGCGACGCCAGCCTCTCGGCGCTCACCGTGGTGGACCAGGCCCTCGGGCTCGAGCTGCTCGTGGCCGTCGGCGAGCTCGACGGCGACCAGGAGGCCGTCCGCGCCTGGGCCAGCCTCGCCGCCCCGCTCGCAGCACATCCGGCGGCGGCGTCCACGGTGCTCAGGATCCGCGCTCGCGAGGCTGCGCTGCTCGGAGACGCCGGTGCGGCGGTCCTGCTCGCCGAGCAGGCCGTCGAGTCAGCCGAGGCAGCAGGTCGGGCCGTCGAGGCAGCCGAGGGTCGCGTGGTGCTGGCCCGGTCCCACCTGCTCGCCCGGCAGGTCAAGGAGGCCACCCGCACGCTGCGTGAGGCCGTCTCCGTCGCCGACCCCGGCGGCCACGCCGCGGTGCGTCGCTCGGCGTCCCAGGTCCTGAGCACGGCAGGTCGGCGCCTGCCCCCGGTCAGCGCCGGCGGCTGGTCCGTGCTCTCGCCCCGTGAGCGCGACGTGGCCGACCTCGTGCTGCGTGGCCTGGACCAGCACGCCATCGCGCAGTCGCTGTTCCTCTCCCCCGGCACCGTGCGTTCCCACGTCTCCCGCATCCTCTGCGCCTTCGGCGTCGGCACCCGCGTCGGTCTGTTGTCCGCGGTCGGCCCACGCGGTGACGACCCCGGTCGCGACCCCGACGACCTCACGCCCCGTCAGCGCGACGTGGTCGGGCTGCTCGCGCAGGGGCGCAGCAACGTCGAGGTCGCCGCCGCGCTGGAGATCAGCGTCAAGGCGGTCGAGAAGCACGTCAGCGACGCCCTGGTCCGGTGGGACGCCGCCAGCCGATTCGAGCTTGCCCGGCAGTGGTTGAGGGCCGAGGCGGCAGTACCGGCCCCGCCCGCGGCGACGGAGCCCTCGCCCGCCGGCGCGTGA
- a CDS encoding malate dehydrogenase, with the protein MTTPVKVAVTGAAGQIGYSLLFRIASGALLGPDTPVQLRLLEITPALKALEGVVMELDDCAFTTLDSVEIGDDAEHIFDGVNLALLVGARPRTKGMERGDLLEANGAIFTAQGKALNAVAADDVRIGVTGNPANTNALIAMSNAPDIPRERFSALTRLDHNRALSQLAAKTGSKIGDITKLTIWGNHSATQYPDVFHAEIGGRPAAEVVDDQAWIEDTFIPTVAKRGAAIIEARGASSAASAASATIDAARDWLHGTPKGDWASMAVVSDGSYGVPEGLIYSYPVTTSNGDWEIVQGLEIDDFSRARMDATAAELVEERDAVKELGLI; encoded by the coding sequence GTGACCACTCCCGTCAAGGTCGCCGTCACCGGCGCCGCCGGCCAGATCGGCTACAGCCTCCTCTTCCGGATCGCCTCCGGCGCCCTGCTCGGACCCGACACCCCGGTCCAGCTGCGGCTGCTCGAGATCACCCCGGCCCTCAAGGCGCTCGAGGGCGTCGTGATGGAGCTCGACGACTGCGCCTTCACCACGCTCGACTCCGTCGAGATCGGTGACGACGCCGAGCACATCTTCGACGGCGTCAACCTGGCCCTGCTCGTGGGCGCCCGCCCCCGCACCAAGGGCATGGAGCGCGGCGACCTGCTCGAGGCCAACGGCGCGATCTTCACCGCCCAGGGCAAGGCCCTCAACGCGGTCGCGGCCGACGACGTGCGCATCGGCGTCACCGGCAACCCGGCGAACACCAACGCGCTCATCGCCATGAGCAACGCGCCCGACATCCCGCGCGAGCGCTTCAGCGCCCTGACGCGGCTCGACCACAACCGCGCACTCAGCCAGCTGGCCGCCAAGACCGGCTCGAAGATCGGCGACATCACGAAGCTGACCATCTGGGGCAACCACTCCGCCACGCAGTACCCGGACGTCTTCCACGCCGAGATCGGTGGCCGTCCCGCCGCCGAGGTCGTCGACGACCAGGCCTGGATCGAGGACACCTTCATCCCGACCGTCGCCAAGCGCGGCGCGGCCATCATCGAGGCGCGCGGCGCCTCGTCGGCCGCCTCCGCCGCGTCGGCCACCATCGACGCCGCCCGCGACTGGCTGCACGGCACGCCCAAGGGCGACTGGGCCTCCATGGCCGTCGTCTCCGACGGCTCCTACGGCGTCCCCGAGGGCCTGATCTACTCCTACCCCGTCACCACGAGCAACGGTGACTGGGAGATCGTCCAGGGCCTGGAGATCGACGACTTCAGCCGGGCGCGCATGGACGCCACCGCGGCCGAGCTGGTCGAGGAGCGCGACGCGGTCAAGGAGCTCGGCCTGATCTGA
- a CDS encoding DUF3017 domain-containing protein, with protein MKVPLPRSRGSQIYLLLLVGVAVGLVLVAFGAWRAGLMVVGVTFVLGAIARVVVPPDHVGMLRVRGRTFDIVWMTVLGASLSLLALIVPPGPPA; from the coding sequence GTGAAGGTGCCTCTGCCGCGCAGCCGCGGATCGCAGATCTACCTGCTCCTGCTCGTGGGGGTGGCGGTCGGGCTCGTCCTCGTGGCGTTCGGCGCCTGGCGGGCCGGCCTGATGGTGGTGGGCGTGACGTTCGTGCTGGGCGCGATCGCCCGTGTGGTGGTGCCACCGGACCACGTGGGGATGCTCCGGGTGCGCGGCCGGACGTTCGACATCGTCTGGATGACGGTGCTGGGCGCGAGCCTGAGCCTGCTGGCCCTGATCGTGCCGCCCGGCCCGCCGGCCTGA